One window from the genome of Enterobacter asburiae encodes:
- the ubiG gene encoding bifunctional 2-polyprenyl-6-hydroxyphenol methylase/3-demethylubiquinol 3-O-methyltransferase UbiG: MNAEKSPTAHNVDHEEIAKFEAVASRWWDLEGEFKPLHRINPLRLGYIAERSGGLFGKKVLDVGCGGGILAESMAREGANVTGLDMGFEPLQVARLHALESGIQVEYVQETVEEHAAKHAHQYDVVTCMEMLEHVPDPQSVVHACAKLVKPGGQVFFSTINRNGKAWLMAVVGAEYVLRMVPKGTHDVKKFIKPAELLSWVDQTWLKEQHITGLHYNPLTDKFKLAPGVDVNYMLHTTAKND, encoded by the coding sequence ATGAATGCCGAAAAATCCCCGACGGCTCACAACGTTGACCACGAAGAGATTGCCAAATTTGAAGCGGTGGCGTCCCGCTGGTGGGATCTCGAAGGTGAGTTCAAACCGCTGCATCGCATTAACCCGCTGCGTCTGGGCTATATCGCGGAGCGTTCCGGCGGTCTGTTCGGTAAGAAAGTGCTCGACGTCGGCTGCGGCGGCGGCATCCTGGCTGAAAGCATGGCGCGCGAAGGGGCGAACGTCACTGGCCTGGATATGGGCTTTGAACCGCTGCAGGTGGCCCGCCTTCATGCGCTGGAGTCCGGTATACAGGTGGAATACGTGCAGGAAACCGTGGAAGAGCATGCGGCGAAACACGCCCATCAGTACGATGTGGTGACCTGCATGGAGATGCTGGAGCACGTTCCCGATCCGCAGTCGGTGGTGCACGCCTGTGCAAAACTGGTGAAGCCGGGCGGCCAGGTCTTCTTCTCAACCATCAACCGCAACGGTAAAGCCTGGCTGATGGCCGTTGTCGGCGCGGAGTATGTGCTGCGCATGGTGCCGAAAGGGACCCACGACGTGAAGAAATTCATCAAGCCTGCGGAGTTGTTAAGCTGGGTTGACCAGACCTGGCTCAAAGAGCAGCACATCACCGGCCTGCACTACAATCCGCTGACCGATAAATTCAAACTCGCACCGGGCGTTGATGTTAACTATATGTTGCACACAACCGCCAAAAACGACTAA
- the gyrA gene encoding DNA topoisomerase (ATP-hydrolyzing) subunit A translates to MSDLAREITPVNIEEELKSSYLDYAMSVIVGRALPDVRDGLKPVHRRVLYAMNVLGNDWNKAYKKSARVVGDVIGKYHPHGDTAVYDTIVRMAQPFSLRYMLVDGQGNFGSVDGDSAAAMRYTEIRMSKIAHELMADLEKETVDFVDNYDGTERIPDVMPTKIPNLLVNGSSGIAVGMATNIPPHNITEVINGCLAYIDDEDISIEGLMEHIPGPDFPTAAIINGRRGIEEAYRTGRGKIYIRARAEVEADAKTGRETIIVHEIPYQVNKARLIEKIAELVKEKRVEGISALRDESDKDGMRIVIEIKRDAVGEVVLNNLYSQTQLQVSFGINMVALHHGQPKIMNLKEILSAFVRHRREVVTRRTIFELRKARDRAHILEALAVALANIDPIIELIRRAPTPAEAKAALISRPWDLGNVAAMLERAGDDAARPEWLEPEFGVRDGQYYLTEQQAQAILDLRLQKLTGLEHEKLLDEYKELLEQIAELLHILGSAERLMEVIREELELVRDQFGDARRTEITANSSDINIEDLINREDVVVTLSHQGYVKYQPLTDYEAQRRGGKGKSAARIKEEDFIDRLLVANTHDTILCFSSRGRLYWMKVYQLPEASRGARGRPIVNLLPLEANERITAILPVREYEEGVNVFMATASGTVKKTALTEFSRPRSAGIIAVNLNEGDELIGVDLTSGSDEVMLFSAAGKVVRFKENAVRAMGRTATGVRGIKLAGEDSVVSLIIPRGEGAILTVTQNGYGKRTAEGEYPTKSRGTQGVISIKVTERNGSVVGAVQVDDADQIMMITDAGTLVRTRVSEISVVGRNTQGVILIRTAEDENVVGLQRVAEPVDDEELDSIDGSVAEGDDDIAPEADTDDDAADDADE, encoded by the coding sequence ATGAGCGACCTTGCGAGAGAAATTACACCGGTTAACATCGAGGAAGAGCTGAAGAGCTCCTATCTGGACTATGCGATGTCGGTCATTGTTGGCCGTGCGCTGCCGGACGTCCGCGATGGCCTTAAGCCGGTACACCGTCGCGTACTATACGCCATGAACGTATTGGGCAATGACTGGAATAAAGCCTATAAAAAATCTGCCCGCGTCGTCGGTGACGTCATCGGTAAATATCACCCGCATGGTGATACCGCCGTTTATGACACCATCGTTCGTATGGCGCAGCCATTCTCCTTGCGTTACATGCTGGTAGATGGTCAGGGTAACTTTGGTTCAGTCGACGGCGACTCCGCTGCGGCGATGCGTTATACGGAAATCCGTATGTCGAAAATCGCTCATGAGCTGATGGCCGACCTGGAAAAAGAGACCGTTGATTTCGTCGATAACTACGACGGCACCGAGCGCATCCCAGATGTGATGCCAACCAAGATCCCGAACCTGCTGGTTAACGGTTCGTCCGGTATCGCGGTCGGTATGGCAACTAACATTCCGCCGCACAATATCACTGAGGTGATCAACGGCTGCCTGGCCTATATCGACGATGAAGACATCAGCATTGAAGGGCTGATGGAACACATCCCGGGCCCGGACTTCCCGACGGCGGCGATCATCAACGGTCGTCGCGGTATTGAAGAAGCGTACCGCACCGGCCGCGGCAAGATTTACATCCGTGCCCGCGCCGAAGTGGAAGCGGACGCTAAAACCGGCCGTGAAACCATCATTGTTCACGAGATCCCGTATCAGGTGAACAAAGCGCGTCTGATTGAAAAAATCGCCGAGCTGGTAAAAGAAAAACGTGTTGAAGGGATCAGCGCGCTGCGTGACGAGTCTGACAAAGACGGTATGCGCATCGTGATTGAGATCAAACGCGACGCGGTGGGTGAGGTTGTGCTGAACAACCTGTACTCCCAGACTCAGCTTCAGGTCTCCTTCGGTATCAACATGGTTGCACTGCACCATGGTCAGCCGAAGATCATGAACCTGAAAGAGATCCTGAGCGCGTTCGTGCGTCACCGCCGTGAAGTGGTGACCCGTCGTACCATCTTCGAACTGCGCAAAGCGCGCGACCGTGCGCACATCCTTGAAGCGCTGGCGGTTGCGCTGGCCAACATCGACCCGATCATTGAACTGATCCGTCGTGCGCCAACCCCGGCGGAAGCGAAAGCCGCCCTGATTTCCCGTCCGTGGGATCTGGGTAACGTCGCCGCGATGCTGGAACGTGCGGGCGATGACGCAGCGCGTCCTGAGTGGCTGGAACCTGAATTCGGCGTGCGTGACGGTCAGTATTACCTGACTGAACAGCAGGCCCAGGCGATTCTGGATCTGCGTCTGCAGAAACTGACCGGCCTTGAGCATGAAAAACTGCTCGACGAATACAAAGAGCTGCTGGAACAGATTGCTGAGCTGCTGCACATCCTGGGCAGCGCAGAGCGTCTGATGGAAGTGATCCGTGAAGAGCTGGAACTGGTGCGCGATCAGTTCGGCGATGCGCGCCGCACCGAAATCACCGCGAACAGCTCTGATATCAACATTGAAGACCTGATCAACCGCGAAGACGTGGTGGTCACCCTGTCTCACCAGGGCTATGTGAAGTATCAGCCGCTGACCGACTACGAAGCACAGCGTCGTGGCGGTAAAGGCAAATCTGCAGCACGTATTAAAGAAGAAGACTTTATTGACCGCCTGCTGGTGGCCAACACCCATGACACGATCCTCTGCTTCTCCAGCCGTGGTCGTCTGTACTGGATGAAGGTTTATCAGCTGCCGGAAGCGAGCCGTGGCGCGCGTGGTCGTCCAATCGTTAACCTGCTGCCGCTGGAAGCGAACGAACGTATCACCGCCATCCTGCCGGTACGCGAGTACGAAGAGGGCGTGAACGTCTTTATGGCGACCGCCAGCGGTACCGTGAAGAAAACCGCACTGACCGAGTTCAGCCGCCCACGTTCCGCAGGGATCATCGCGGTGAACCTGAACGAAGGCGACGAGCTGATCGGCGTGGATCTGACCTCCGGTTCTGATGAAGTAATGCTGTTCTCTGCGGCCGGTAAAGTGGTGCGCTTTAAAGAGAATGCCGTCCGCGCGATGGGTCGTACCGCTACGGGCGTTCGTGGTATCAAACTGGCTGGCGAAGACAGCGTTGTTTCTCTGATTATTCCGCGCGGTGAAGGGGCTATCCTGACCGTCACGCAGAATGGTTACGGTAAACGTACGGCGGAAGGGGAATACCCAACCAAGTCTCGCGGCACGCAGGGCGTTATCTCTATCAAAGTGACCGAGCGCAACGGTTCCGTTGTGGGCGCGGTGCAGGTGGACGATGCCGACCAGATCATGATGATCACCGATGCCGGTACGCTGGTGCGTACCCGCGTGTCTGAGATCAGCGTGGTAGGGCGTAACACCCAGGGCGTAATCCTCATCCGTACAGCGGAAGATGAAAACGTGGTGGGTCTGCAGCGTGTTGCTGAGCCGGTGGATGACGAAGAGCTCGATTCCATCGACGGTAGCGTTGCGGAAGGCGATGATGATATCGCGCCGGAAGCCGATACTGACGATGACGCAGCGGATGACGCTGACGAGTAA
- the rcsB gene encoding response regulator transcription factor RcsB — MNNMNVIIADDHPIVLFGIRKSLEQIEWVNVVGEFEDSTALINNLPKLDAHVLITDLSMPGDKYGDGITLIKYIKRHFPDISIIVLTMNNNPAILSAVLDLDIEGIVLKQGAPTDLPKALAALQKGKKFTPESVSRLLEKISAGGYGDKRLSPKESEVLRLFAEGFLVTEIAKKLNRSIKTISSQKKSAMMKLGVDNDIALLNYLSSVTLSATDKD, encoded by the coding sequence ATGAACAATATGAACGTAATTATTGCCGATGACCATCCGATTGTACTGTTCGGTATTCGCAAATCACTTGAACAGATCGAGTGGGTGAATGTAGTCGGTGAATTTGAAGACTCTACAGCACTGATCAATAACCTCCCAAAGCTTGATGCACACGTGCTTATTACCGATCTCTCCATGCCTGGGGACAAGTACGGTGATGGGATCACGCTCATCAAATACATTAAACGTCACTTCCCGGATATCTCGATCATTGTTCTGACCATGAACAACAACCCGGCGATCCTGAGCGCGGTGTTGGATCTGGACATCGAAGGGATTGTGCTGAAACAGGGCGCACCGACCGATCTGCCAAAAGCGCTCGCTGCGCTGCAGAAAGGCAAGAAGTTCACGCCTGAGAGCGTCTCTCGTCTGCTGGAAAAAATCAGCGCGGGTGGCTACGGTGACAAACGCCTGTCCCCGAAAGAGAGTGAAGTTCTGCGCCTGTTCGCAGAAGGTTTCCTGGTGACCGAGATTGCCAAGAAGCTGAACCGCAGTATTAAAACCATCAGCAGCCAGAAGAAATCAGCGATGATGAAGCTGGGCGTGGACAACGATATTGCCCTGCTGAACTATCTGTCCTCCGTTACGCTGAGCGCAACGGACAAGGATTGA
- the rcsC gene encoding two-component system sensor histidine kinase RcsC — MKYLVSFRTTLKVSRYLFRALALLLWLLVALFSVFYIVNALHQKEAEIRQEFNLSSDQAQRYIQRTSDVMKELKYIAENRLTAENGILALRGRNDKTEVPDFQPLFPDSDCSTMSNSWRGSLESLAWFMRYWRDNFSAAYDLNRVFLIGSENLCMADFGLRDVPVERDDALKSLHERIVKYRNAPQDERGNNIFWVSQGPRPGVGYFYALTPVYLGNRLQALLGIEQTIRMENFFTPGSLPMGVTILDENGHQLISLAGPDNRLNVEPHWMQERSWFGYTSGFRELVLKKSLPPSSLSIVYSVPVDMVLERIRILIMNAILLNLIAGGALFTLARMYERKIFIPAESDAQRLEEHEQFNRKIVASAPVGICILRTQDGTNILSNELAHNYLNMLTHEDRQRLTQIICGQQVNFVDVLTSTHTNLQISFVHSRYRNENVAICVLVDVSARVKMEESLQEMAQAAEQASQSKSMFLATVSHELRTPLYGIIGNLDLLQTKELPKGVDRLVTAMNNSSSLLLKIISDILDFSKIESEQLKIEPREFSPREVMNHISANYLPLVVRKQLGLYCFIEPDVPLTLHGDPMRLQQVISNLLSNAIKFTDVGCIVLHVCRAGDYLSIRVRDTGVGIPAKEVVRLFDPFFQVGTGVQRNFQGTGLGLAICEKLVSMMDGDISVDTEPGMGSQFTIRIPLYSAQYPAKSTVDGLSDKRCWLAVHNASLNDYLTALLAHSGVRVCRYEGQTPDVDDVLIADEMPDQPWQGRGAVLFCRRHIGIPVERTPGEWVHSVATPHELLSLLARIYKVELEERDGAGGLPSPDSLASVNDDMMILVVDDHPINRRLLADQLGSLGYQCKTANDGVDALNVLSKNHIDIVLSDVNMPNMDGYRLTQRIRQLGLTLPVVGVTANALAEEKQRCLESGMDSCLSKPVTLDVLKQTLSIYADRVRKTRI, encoded by the coding sequence TTGAAATACCTCGTCTCCTTTCGTACTACGCTGAAAGTTTCTCGCTATCTGTTTCGGGCGCTGGCGCTCCTGCTTTGGCTGCTGGTGGCCTTGTTCTCGGTGTTTTACATCGTAAACGCGCTGCACCAGAAAGAAGCGGAGATCCGCCAGGAGTTTAACTTAAGCTCCGACCAGGCCCAGCGCTACATTCAGCGAACGTCTGACGTGATGAAGGAGCTGAAGTATATAGCCGAGAATCGTCTGACGGCGGAAAACGGCATCCTGGCGCTTCGCGGGCGTAATGACAAAACCGAAGTCCCGGACTTCCAACCCCTGTTCCCGGACTCCGATTGCTCCACCATGAGCAATTCCTGGCGCGGGTCGCTGGAATCCCTTGCCTGGTTTATGCGCTACTGGCGCGACAATTTCTCCGCCGCCTATGACCTGAACCGTGTATTCCTGATTGGCAGCGAAAATCTCTGCATGGCTGACTTTGGCCTGCGCGATGTGCCCGTTGAGCGTGACGATGCGCTGAAAAGCCTGCATGAACGTATTGTGAAATATCGCAATGCGCCGCAGGACGAGCGCGGGAATAACATCTTCTGGGTTAGCCAGGGCCCGCGCCCGGGCGTGGGCTATTTCTACGCCCTGACGCCGGTGTATCTCGGCAATCGCCTGCAGGCGCTGCTGGGGATTGAGCAGACCATTCGCATGGAAAATTTCTTCACCCCGGGCAGCCTGCCTATGGGAGTAACCATTCTGGATGAAAACGGTCATCAGCTGATCTCACTCGCCGGGCCGGATAACCGGTTAAACGTCGAACCGCACTGGATGCAGGAACGGTCGTGGTTTGGCTATACCTCGGGTTTCCGCGAACTGGTGCTGAAGAAGAGCCTGCCGCCTTCGTCGCTGAGTATTGTCTATTCGGTGCCAGTGGACATGGTGCTTGAGCGGATACGCATTCTCATCATGAATGCCATTCTGCTGAACCTGATCGCGGGTGGGGCGCTGTTCACCCTGGCGCGCATGTATGAGCGGAAAATCTTTATTCCCGCCGAGAGCGACGCCCAGCGGCTGGAGGAACACGAGCAGTTTAACCGCAAGATTGTTGCCTCGGCACCGGTGGGGATCTGTATTCTGCGTACCCAGGACGGGACCAATATTCTGAGTAACGAACTGGCGCATAACTACCTGAACATGCTGACGCATGAAGACCGGCAGAGGCTGACGCAAATTATCTGCGGCCAGCAGGTTAACTTTGTCGACGTGCTCACCAGTACGCACACCAACCTGCAGATCAGCTTTGTCCATTCACGCTATCGCAATGAAAACGTGGCGATTTGCGTGCTGGTGGATGTCTCCGCGCGCGTGAAGATGGAAGAGTCGCTGCAGGAGATGGCGCAGGCGGCGGAGCAGGCCAGCCAGTCGAAATCCATGTTCCTTGCCACCGTCAGCCACGAGTTGCGAACGCCGCTGTACGGGATCATCGGTAACCTCGACTTGCTGCAGACGAAAGAGCTGCCGAAAGGGGTCGACAGGCTGGTGACGGCGATGAACAACTCCTCCAGCCTGCTGCTAAAAATCATCAGCGATATTCTCGACTTCTCTAAAATTGAGTCTGAGCAGCTGAAAATCGAGCCGCGGGAGTTCTCGCCGCGCGAGGTCATGAACCACATTAGCGCCAACTATCTGCCGCTGGTGGTGCGTAAACAGCTGGGGCTCTACTGCTTTATCGAACCGGACGTGCCGCTGACGCTGCATGGCGATCCGATGCGCCTGCAGCAGGTCATCTCTAACCTGCTCAGCAACGCCATCAAATTCACCGACGTTGGCTGTATCGTGTTGCACGTCTGCCGGGCGGGGGATTATCTGAGTATTCGCGTGCGCGACACGGGCGTCGGCATCCCGGCGAAGGAAGTGGTTCGCCTGTTCGACCCGTTCTTCCAGGTCGGGACCGGCGTGCAGCGTAACTTCCAGGGCACCGGACTGGGGCTGGCGATTTGTGAGAAGCTCGTCAGCATGATGGACGGGGATATCTCGGTGGATACCGAGCCCGGCATGGGCAGCCAGTTCACCATCCGCATTCCGCTCTATTCGGCGCAGTATCCGGCAAAATCGACGGTGGACGGTCTGAGCGACAAGCGCTGCTGGCTGGCGGTGCATAACGCCTCATTGAATGACTACCTGACGGCGCTGCTTGCCCACAGCGGCGTGCGGGTGTGCCGCTATGAAGGTCAAACGCCGGACGTGGACGATGTGCTGATCGCCGACGAGATGCCGGATCAGCCGTGGCAGGGAAGAGGGGCGGTGCTCTTCTGTCGTCGCCACATTGGAATTCCTGTCGAGCGTACGCCTGGAGAATGGGTACACAGTGTCGCAACGCCGCACGAGCTGTTGAGCCTGCTGGCGCGCATCTACAAAGTGGAGCTGGAAGAGCGCGACGGCGCGGGCGGATTGCCGTCACCGGACTCTCTGGCGTCGGTGAATGACGATATGATGATTCTGGTGGTGGATGATCATCCGATTAACCGCCGCCTGCTGGCTGACCAGCTGGGATCGCTGGGCTACCAGTGCAAAACGGCCAATGACGGCGTGGATGCGCTGAATGTGCTGAGTAAAAATCATATTGATATCGTGCTTAGCGACGTCAACATGCCAAACATGGACGGCTACCGTCTGACGCAGCGCATCCGACAGCTGGGCCTGACGCTGCCGGTGGTGGGCGTAACGGCGAACGCGCTGGCGGAAGAGAAACAGCGCTGTCTGGAGTCAGGCATGGACAGCTGTCTGTCGAAGCCGGTGACGCTGGACGTGCTGAAACAGACATTGTCGATTTACGCGGATCGCGTGAGAAAAACCAGAATATAA